A genome region from Aurantiacibacter sp. MUD61 includes the following:
- a CDS encoding copper resistance protein B encodes MRAIFLASAALIASPAMAQDHGDHSGHAQHQDHSAQQQAEEAEADAEPDHSAHQAMDHSAHQMATDPEEEQDHAQMDHGAIDHSQHGQMDHSQMNHGAMDAEIPSGPPPAEAFEGPAHAADAIWGEDAMVAARGYNRATHGNARFGVILGERLEARIGEGHDEYLWDVSGWYGTATDRVVFKSEGEGEFGGGVEDAELQLLWGHAIGPWFDLQAGVRLDVEPDTTAHLAVGVAGLAPYMIHVDAAAFLSDEGDLTARVEAEHDMRLTQQLVLQPRIEFDLAAQDIPERGVAAGLVKAELGARLRYEFVPEFAPYVGMEYERAFGGTADIIRAGGDDPGGFVFLVGLRAWF; translated from the coding sequence ATGCGGGCTATTTTCCTTGCAAGTGCCGCCCTGATCGCCAGCCCCGCGATGGCACAGGATCATGGCGATCACTCGGGCCACGCCCAGCATCAGGACCACTCGGCTCAACAGCAGGCGGAAGAGGCCGAAGCTGACGCAGAACCGGATCATTCCGCGCATCAGGCGATGGATCACTCCGCCCACCAGATGGCCACCGATCCGGAAGAAGAGCAGGACCATGCGCAAATGGATCACGGGGCGATTGACCATTCCCAACATGGCCAGATGGACCATTCGCAGATGAACCATGGCGCCATGGATGCAGAGATTCCCTCCGGTCCGCCGCCTGCCGAAGCTTTCGAAGGTCCGGCGCACGCCGCAGACGCGATCTGGGGCGAAGATGCGATGGTGGCCGCGCGCGGATACAACCGGGCGACTCATGGCAATGCGCGGTTCGGCGTAATCCTTGGTGAGCGGCTCGAAGCGCGCATTGGCGAAGGCCATGACGAATATCTCTGGGACGTGTCCGGCTGGTATGGCACCGCGACCGACCGCGTCGTTTTCAAAAGCGAAGGCGAAGGCGAGTTTGGCGGCGGTGTGGAAGATGCCGAGCTGCAATTGCTCTGGGGCCATGCCATCGGCCCATGGTTCGATTTGCAGGCAGGCGTGCGTCTCGATGTCGAACCGGACACAACCGCGCATCTCGCCGTGGGCGTGGCGGGCCTCGCGCCCTACATGATCCATGTCGATGCCGCCGCTTTCCTCTCCGATGAGGGAGATCTGACCGCCCGCGTCGAAGCCGAACACGATATGCGCCTGACCCAGCAGCTGGTACTGCAGCCGCGCATCGAATTCGATCTCGCGGCGCAGGACATTCCCGAGCGGGGCGTTGCCGCAGGTCTGGTCAAGGCCGAGCTGGGCGCAAGGCTGCGCTATGAATTCGTCCCTGAATTCGCGCCCTATGTGGGTATGGAATACGAACGCGCCTTTGGCGGCACTGCCGATATCATCCGCGCCGGAGGGGACGATCCAGGTGGCTTCGTGTTCCTTGTCGGCCTTCGCGCCTGGTTCTGA
- a CDS encoding DUF305 domain-containing protein has protein sequence MLLATTAPALAQDVQIVQPGAPGQGARALSEDEATQLARVNYLPADIDFMQGMIVHHQQAVEMAALVDGRTNNEAIQTIAERIAASQQDEISFMIEWLAGYGQPASMAGMGHMDHVGMAGMASAEDMAELRDARGVNFDRKFLQLMIAHHNGALTMVRDLFSIQGTATDPVLFDFTSEVRSDQQAEIDRMSVELASLSDDPRSGLAGGLFDAEEAISNLRHVAFLRKPAGFYDPANPAGGRMVIPAEEEEEETDTAGDDDTHAGHSMAAAADAEEADPDAEETEAEEETAPPVRYAQRGGLLSFANTDMAFSGDLMIAGNYHGFNAYMLGDDGVPQLVSSVVCPGGQGDVSVVGDILIMSVEQTRGRVDCGRDGVTEDVSEDRFRGLRVFDISDIRAPVQVGLVQTCRGSHTHSVVDANEERIIVYNSGTAGVRDGEELEGCVGYIPGDDRTALFSIDVIEIPLADPSQSRITSSPRVFADDDGNIAGLWLGGDHGDGTQTTSQTNQCHDITVFPSLNLAAGACSGNGIIMDISDPYNPVRLDAVTDPGFAYWHSATFNNDGSVVLFTDEWGGGGRPRCQAADPATWGANAFYGIEDGELVYRGTFKIPGAQSDMENCVAHNGSIIPVPGRDIFVQAWYQGGLSVIDFTDPTNPYEIAFFDRGPVDEDQLVTGGYWSAYWYNGRIYATEIARGIDVFALEPSEYLTAEEIAAAEAAEMGNTFNPQTQVPVTWSEEAMEAAERSRMGG, from the coding sequence ATGCTTCTGGCAACTACCGCGCCTGCGCTTGCCCAGGATGTCCAGATCGTCCAGCCGGGCGCACCGGGTCAGGGCGCGCGCGCCCTTTCCGAAGACGAGGCGACCCAGCTTGCCCGCGTGAATTACCTGCCTGCCGATATCGACTTCATGCAGGGCATGATCGTCCACCACCAGCAGGCTGTTGAAATGGCCGCGCTTGTCGATGGCCGTACCAATAATGAAGCGATCCAGACGATTGCGGAGCGCATCGCTGCTTCACAGCAGGATGAAATCAGCTTCATGATCGAATGGCTTGCAGGCTACGGCCAGCCCGCCAGCATGGCCGGCATGGGTCATATGGATCATGTTGGCATGGCCGGCATGGCAAGCGCCGAAGACATGGCCGAATTGCGCGATGCGCGAGGCGTGAATTTCGACCGCAAGTTCCTGCAGCTGATGATCGCCCACCACAATGGCGCACTGACCATGGTGCGTGACCTGTTCTCCATCCAGGGCACCGCCACCGATCCGGTGCTGTTCGATTTCACCAGCGAAGTCCGCAGCGATCAGCAGGCCGAAATCGACCGGATGTCGGTTGAGCTCGCGTCGCTGTCCGATGATCCGCGCTCCGGTCTTGCCGGCGGCCTGTTCGATGCAGAGGAAGCGATCAGCAACCTCCGTCACGTCGCATTCCTGCGCAAGCCTGCCGGTTTCTACGATCCCGCCAACCCCGCTGGCGGCCGCATGGTCATTCCGGCTGAAGAGGAAGAAGAAGAAACCGACACTGCGGGCGATGACGATACGCACGCCGGCCACTCGATGGCAGCAGCGGCTGACGCAGAAGAAGCCGATCCCGACGCAGAGGAAACCGAAGCTGAAGAGGAAACGGCACCGCCGGTCCGTTATGCCCAGCGCGGCGGCCTGCTGAGCTTTGCCAATACCGATATGGCGTTCTCCGGCGATCTGATGATCGCGGGCAATTATCACGGCTTCAACGCCTATATGTTGGGCGACGATGGCGTGCCGCAACTTGTGAGCTCGGTCGTATGTCCGGGCGGGCAGGGCGACGTCTCTGTCGTCGGCGACATCCTGATCATGAGTGTCGAGCAGACCCGTGGCCGTGTCGACTGCGGGCGTGATGGCGTTACCGAAGATGTGAGCGAAGATCGTTTCCGCGGCCTTCGAGTGTTCGATATTTCGGACATTCGCGCTCCCGTTCAGGTTGGCCTCGTGCAGACCTGCCGCGGCAGCCACACGCACTCGGTCGTCGATGCCAATGAAGAGCGCATCATCGTCTACAACTCCGGCACCGCCGGCGTCCGCGATGGCGAAGAGCTCGAAGGCTGCGTCGGATATATTCCGGGCGACGATCGCACCGCGCTGTTCAGCATCGATGTGATCGAAATCCCGCTGGCCGACCCCTCGCAGTCGCGCATTACCTCGTCCCCGCGCGTCTTCGCCGATGATGATGGCAATATCGCAGGCCTGTGGCTCGGCGGTGACCATGGCGATGGCACGCAGACCACCAGCCAGACGAACCAGTGCCACGATATCACCGTGTTCCCGTCGCTGAACCTCGCTGCTGGTGCGTGTTCGGGCAACGGTATCATCATGGATATCTCGGACCCGTATAACCCCGTCCGTCTCGACGCGGTGACCGATCCGGGCTTTGCCTATTGGCACTCGGCGACCTTCAACAATGATGGCTCTGTCGTGCTGTTCACCGACGAATGGGGCGGCGGTGGCCGCCCGCGTTGTCAGGCAGCCGACCCCGCCACCTGGGGCGCCAATGCCTTCTACGGTATCGAGGATGGTGAGCTGGTCTATCGCGGCACGTTCAAGATCCCCGGTGCGCAGAGCGACATGGAAAACTGTGTGGCGCACAATGGCTCGATCATCCCTGTGCCGGGGCGCGATATCTTCGTGCAGGCGTGGTACCAGGGCGGCCTCTCGGTGATCGATTTCACCGATCCGACCAATCCGTATGAAATAGCTTTCTTCGATCGCGGTCCGGTGGATGAAGACCAGCTGGTGACCGGCGGTTACTGGTCCGCCTATTGGTACAACGGCCGCATCTACGCGACCGAGATTGCGCGCGGTATCGACGTTTTCGCACTGGAGCCGAGCGAGTACCTGACCGCAGAAGAAATCGCCGCTGCCGAAGCTGCCGAAATGGGTAACACTTTCAACCCGCAGACGCAGGTTCCGGTGACGTGGAGCGAAGAAGCCATGGAAGCTGCGGAGCGCAGCCGCATGGGCGGCTAA
- a CDS encoding serine hydrolase yields the protein MMISKLGRFFSAFALAAAPLAALPAYAGTGDEPQDFESAFDSAFGTEVRSPRDYTPEFDNQLEYRIAQLADGSEGRIGVAAIDLSTGQSVSILGDQRFPMASTSKIAIAAAYLEGVDQGRWSLTSEWPLLWPVRSRPFSSAAAPVRQGEYMSALELIDLMITRSSNPATDALISALGGTDAVNDWARRAGLTGFSLDRDIATLVRDDGEFDPETYIDMRDSATPETMVQLLAGIYQGRWLSPSSRNVIIDAMERCRTGTRRIPALMPDNVTVAHKTGSLNNTSSDIGILTAPDGRSIAVAIYVTGNTTRRNREARIASIARGLYDGFEVEANRNYARADYNGN from the coding sequence ATGATGATTTCAAAGCTCGGACGTTTCTTTTCTGCATTCGCTTTGGCTGCTGCGCCGCTGGCAGCTTTACCGGCCTACGCCGGGACCGGAGACGAGCCGCAGGATTTCGAATCCGCCTTCGACAGCGCCTTTGGCACCGAAGTGCGCAGCCCGCGCGATTATACGCCTGAATTCGACAACCAGCTCGAATATCGCATTGCCCAGCTTGCCGACGGCAGCGAGGGGCGCATCGGCGTTGCCGCAATCGATCTTTCGACCGGCCAATCGGTCTCGATCCTCGGCGATCAGCGCTTCCCCATGGCGAGCACCAGCAAGATTGCGATTGCCGCCGCCTATCTGGAAGGCGTGGACCAGGGTCGCTGGAGCCTGACGAGCGAGTGGCCGCTTCTGTGGCCGGTTCGCTCACGTCCATTTTCCTCTGCCGCTGCGCCTGTGCGCCAGGGCGAATATATGAGCGCGCTCGAACTCATCGATCTGATGATCACGCGCAGCTCCAATCCCGCCACCGATGCGCTGATTTCGGCGCTGGGCGGAACCGATGCGGTAAACGATTGGGCGCGCCGTGCCGGTCTTACCGGCTTCAGCCTCGATCGCGACATCGCCACGCTCGTGCGCGATGACGGCGAATTCGACCCGGAAACCTACATCGACATGCGCGACAGTGCGACGCCGGAAACCATGGTGCAGCTGCTCGCAGGGATTTATCAGGGCCGTTGGCTCTCCCCGTCGAGCCGCAACGTCATCATCGACGCGATGGAGCGCTGCCGCACCGGCACTCGCCGCATTCCTGCCCTTATGCCGGACAATGTGACGGTCGCGCATAAGACCGGATCGCTCAACAATACGTCCAGCGATATCGGCATTCTGACTGCGCCTGATGGCCGTTCGATCGCCGTGGCGATTTACGTGACCGGCAATACCACGCGCCGCAATCGCGAAGCCCGCATCGCTTCGATCGCGCGCGGCCTGTATGACGGGTTTGAGGTCGAAGCGAACCGCAATTACGCCCGCGCCGACTACAACGGGAATTAG